From Anopheles darlingi chromosome 2, idAnoDarlMG_H_01, whole genome shotgun sequence, the proteins below share one genomic window:
- the LOC125960189 gene encoding lipopolysaccharide-induced tumor necrosis factor-alpha factor homolog, whose amino-acid sequence MDPPSYEQIDRPVPGAYPQQQPASLQTTVIVTSPQVGPDPTTIICPSCRATVVTRLEYETTTKTHLCAGLLCLFLCWPCAFVPYCSTACRDANHYCPNCGSFIGSYRK is encoded by the exons ATGG ATCCTCCTTCCTACGAACAGATCGATCGTCCTGTGCCGGGGGCCTacccacagcagcaaccggcctCGTTGC AAACGACGGTGATCGTGACAAGCCCACAGGTTGGCCCAGATCCGACGACCATCATCTGTCCATCGTGCCGGGCGACGGTCGTGACACGGTTGGAGtacgaaaccaccaccaagacgCATCTCTGTGCTGGTTTACTGTGTTTGTTCCTGTGCTGGCCGTGTGCTTTTGTGCCGTACTGTTCGACGGCATGTCGCGATGCGAACCATTACTGTCCTAACTGTGGATCTTTTATCGGATCTTATCGGAAGTAG
- the LOC125960190 gene encoding lipopolysaccharide-induced tumor necrosis factor-alpha factor homolog, with amino-acid sequence MTTVIVTNPQVGPDPMTITCPSCHATVRTKVKHQSTTSTHACAFLLWIFCWPCLCLPYCCNSCRNANHYCPNCNTFIGSYKH; translated from the exons ATGA CTACCGTGATCGTGACGAATCCCCAGGTCGGGCCAGACCCGATGACGATCACCTGCCCATCGTGTCACGCAACGGTACGCACGAAGGTGAAGCATCAATCGACCACCTCCACCCATGCCTGCGCCTTCCTGCTGTGGATCTTTTGCTGGCCCTGCCTCTGCCTACCGTACTGCTGCAATTCCTGCCGTAACGCCAATCACTACTGTCCCAACTGCAATACCTTCATCGGTTCATACAAACACTAG
- the LOC125960188 gene encoding lipopolysaccharide-induced tumor necrosis factor-alpha factor homolog — MASERRQPASVAEKSADRTDLQAAAAVIPYNQPTVYRNMATIVVAPAVGPEQTQLICPNCQALVRTTVEHRANTRTHIYALLLCLFFCWPCICLPYCCNSCRDTIHKCPRCKAFIGSYQR; from the exons ATGGCCTCGGAAAGGCGTCAACCGGCGTCAGTTGCTGAAAAGAGTGCCGATCGAACGGAcctgcaagctgctgctgctgttattccttacaaccaaccaacggtctATCGCAATATGG CCACAATCGTCGTAGCTCCTGCCGTCGGACCAGAACAGACGCAGCTCATCTGCCCAAACTGCCAGGCATTGGTGCGCACGACGGTTGAGCATCGTGCGAACACGCGAACGCACATCTAcgcgctgctgttgtgtttatttttctGCTGGCCTTGTATTTGCCTGCCGTACTGCTGCAACTCTTGCCGCGATACGATTCACAAGTGTCCTCGGTGCAAAGCGTTCATCGGAAGTTACCAACGATAA
- the LOC125960183 gene encoding uncharacterized protein LOC125960183: MTDLRHCSREFLTEFIALYESLPCLWRIKSKEYSDRDKKAKAYDVLKEKFKQIDPGCTRLTLVKKINNIRSVYRKELAKVAKSSQSGCGAEQVYKPSLWYFDLLHFLRDQDNAEGSKCATDDLEEFPAGPLIKQEWQESEHAGAPATPFSDVSIPRSSISSNTAGSTPRKRKRASSDDITTEVMMLVGKKLESLQNEDVFESFGKYVASKLRGVSSEQSAIAQKLICDVLFEAEFDTLNRNFKVADMTVVMDAWKTLT, from the exons ATGACGGACCTTCGTCATTGTTCGCGTGAGTTTTTGACGGAATTTATTGCGTTGTACGAGAGTTTGCCATGCCTTTGGCGAATTAAGAGCAAGGAATATAGCGACCGTGATAAAAAGGCAAAGGCGTACGATGTCctaaaagaaaagtttaagCAAATCGACCCGGGCTGTACCAGACTAACGTTGGTAAAAAAGATCAATAATATACGCTCTGTGTACCGTAAAGAGTTAGCGAAAGTGGCAAAGTCATCCCAATCCGGGTGTGGCGCAGAACAAGTGTACAAACCTAGTTTGTGGTACTTTGATTTGCTACATTTCCTTCGTGATCAAGACAACGCAGAAGGCTCCAAATGCGCGACTGACGATCTCGAAGAGTTTCCAGCTGGCCCACTG ATAAAACAAGAATGGCAAGAAAGTGAACACGCAGGTGCACCTGCCACACCTTTTTCCGACGTATCGATACCCCGGTCAAGTATTTCCAGCAATACTGCAGGATCTACCCCTcgtaagagaaagagagcgtcaAGCGACGATATAACTACCGAAGTTATGATGTTGGTGGGAAAGAAACTCGAATCATTGCAGAATGAGGATGTTTTTGAGTCATTTGGAAAGTATGTGGCTAGTAAACTAAGAGGCGTCAGTAGTGAGCAAAGTGCAATCGCTCAGAAATTAATTTGTGACGTTCTATTTGAAGCTGAATTTGACACACTAAACAGAAACTTTAAAGTCGCGGATATGACAGTGGTCATGGATGCATGGAAGACATTGACATGA